In Bombus vancouverensis nearcticus unplaced genomic scaffold, iyBomVanc1_principal scaffold0071, whole genome shotgun sequence, one DNA window encodes the following:
- the LOC143304994 gene encoding omega-amidase NIT2-A-like — MPEIEGDKLYNTCTIWGPDGTLIAKHRKVHLFDIDIPNKITVRESDSLSPGNSLTTFDVKGCKVGIGICYDIRFEEMARIYRNKDTSG, encoded by the exons atgcctgaaatagagggcgataaattgtacaatacctgtactatttggggtcccgatggaactttgatagcaaaacaccgaaag gtacatctattcgacatcgacattcctaataagattactgttcgagagagtgattcactcagtcctggtaactccctaacgacgttcgatgtgaagggctgcaaagtaggtattggcatttgctatgatattagattcgaggaaatggcacgcatttatcggaacaaag atacttctggctag